One Azospirillum sp. TSA2s genomic region harbors:
- a CDS encoding SirB1 family protein, producing the protein MSNRAEAREILRRIGDQPDDEIDLAEAALALGALEMPNADLAPYRAHIRAIVEDLAARVAAQDPADDRLETRIAHLHAVIGGRHGYSGDHDTYDDLQNANLLRVIDRRRGLPVALGILYMHAARSQGWPMVGLNFPGHFLVRIEKDGARAILDPFNEGQTRSVVDLRDLLKATAGSAAELEPGHYQPVSNRDVLLRLQNNIKLRHLSAHEVPKALEVLEAMRLFAPHEPSLWRETGLLEAHAGNLKDAITALETFMALTGDDHHRHQTASLIQQLKNRLN; encoded by the coding sequence TTGAGCAACCGCGCGGAAGCCCGCGAAATCCTGCGCCGCATCGGCGACCAGCCGGACGACGAGATCGATCTGGCCGAAGCCGCCCTTGCGCTTGGCGCGCTGGAGATGCCGAACGCCGACCTCGCCCCCTACCGCGCCCACATCCGCGCCATCGTCGAGGATCTGGCCGCCCGCGTCGCGGCGCAGGACCCGGCCGACGACAGGCTGGAGACGCGCATCGCGCACCTGCATGCGGTGATCGGCGGGCGCCACGGCTATTCCGGCGACCACGACACCTACGACGACCTGCAGAACGCCAACCTGCTGCGGGTGATCGACCGCCGGCGCGGCCTGCCGGTGGCGCTGGGCATCCTCTATATGCATGCCGCGCGGTCGCAGGGCTGGCCGATGGTCGGGCTGAACTTCCCCGGCCATTTCCTGGTCCGCATCGAGAAGGACGGCGCGCGCGCCATCCTCGACCCCTTCAACGAGGGGCAGACCCGCAGCGTCGTCGACCTGCGCGATCTGCTGAAGGCCACAGCCGGCAGCGCCGCCGAGCTGGAGCCCGGCCATTATCAGCCGGTGTCGAACCGCGACGTGCTGCTGCGGCTGCAGAACAACATCAAGCTGCGCCACCTGTCGGCGCACGAGGTGCCGAAGGCGCTGGAGGTGCTGGAGGCGATGCGCCTGTTCGCCCCGCACGAGCCGTCGCTGTGGCGCGAGACCGGCCTTCTGGAGGCCCATGCCGGCAACCTGAAGGACGCCATCACCGCGCTGGAGACCTTCATGGCGCTGACCGGCGACGACCATCACCGCCATCAGACCGCCTCGTTGATCCAGCAGTTGAAGAACCGCCTGAACTGA
- a CDS encoding YraN family protein → MTDLDARRLRAESLGRRAEALCRLSLRLRGYRILASRLRTPMGEIDIVAKRGQTIAIVEVKARGDWDTANEALNARQRGRLARAAHAFLGANPRYAGYVLRFDVMLVTPWAWPRHLVDAWRL, encoded by the coding sequence ATGACCGACCTGGATGCGCGGCGCCTGCGGGCCGAAAGCCTGGGCCGCCGGGCGGAGGCGCTGTGCCGCCTGTCGCTGCGGCTGCGCGGCTACCGCATCCTGGCCAGCCGCCTGCGCACGCCGATGGGCGAGATCGACATCGTCGCCAAGCGCGGCCAAACCATCGCCATCGTCGAAGTGAAGGCGCGTGGCGACTGGGATACCGCCAACGAAGCGCTGAACGCCCGCCAGCGCGGCCGGCTGGCCCGCGCCGCCCATGCCTTCCTGGGCGCCAACCCGCGCTATGCCGGCTATGTCTTGCGCTTCGACGTGATGCTGGTTACCCCTTGGGCCTGGCCCCGTCATCTGGTCGATGCCTGGAGACTGTGA